cagaagttttacttcgtatgatgatttaaatttattctaataTTCCGACTAAAACCATTTTCCGTGTTAGAAGGCTCAACGAGGAAACTATTAAGCCttgtgaaatttaagtaaatgtaaaaaataagaaaataaaataaaaagaaatattgatttttgctagcacacgaaaaaaaaccgacttcaattacattgaaaaagtattacaacataagtagacgaaaaaattaacaaatacactagtcttcactacgattttcgagggttcccctcgatttctctaggattccatcatcagatcctgattccctcatcatggtaccacccttgggatatccttttcaacaaaaaaagaattatcaaagtcggttcataaacgaagaagttatccccgaacatacataaaaaaaatggtcgaattgaataacctcctcctttttttaaggtcggttaaaaaagaatgtaATAAATCTTGCGAAATGTCAAAATAAATCGAACCGTTCGAGTGACTTCAAGTTCATAATATTTCGCGGTATATATCAGTTTCCATGTgcatcatttaaaaatttatttaagaattttataacgcttttactaaatgcatatggatacatacacggtacatataccaaaatgaaattttttacaatttttttctgtctgtctgtttgttccggctaatttctgaaacggctttACCGAATTTGACGGGatttttactggcagatagccgatgtaacaaggagtaacttaggctaattttattttagaaacatttttattttgtaactctgcgagctaaacgatttttttttaactccacgtgaacgaagtcgcgggcacagcgaGTATGAAATAAAATGCTATGAATATGTTATGAATAAGCGTGTAGAATAACATACTTATTCGAAAAGTACAATATGTTGGCACTTGGCAGAAGCATTCGTAGCACGATAGGATGAAATATTGATAACGTAGATCGATACGCGTTACGAGATAGTGATACAAATAACTTTTGAAGTGAATATAGATTACGTACGAGTAGAAAAAATTGTTACTGAACTTGAACTACATACttcttttaaattgattttgtttgtgttttgaattgtatattaataatagtatgtactatgtatatgttgtttaatttaatgGGTTTCGCTTGTGTCCAGTCGACACTAGATGTAAAGACTCTTAAAATATCATGATTCACATTCAGTCAGCCTGTATTAACCCGCAACTGGGCgtaagcctctttctccgtgtaggtgAAGGCTTGGAGGGTAATCTACCATATAaccataacaaccgggaccgacagtttaacgtgctctacgaggcacagTGGGAACAACCAGAAACAGGCATCCAAAGCGgacgacaaatatttgtacaaatacaattcaTCCCAAGctggaatcgaatccgcaaaccgccggtgtaTAGGCTTTGACACGGCATATGCACCACTACGCCAGGGCGGTTGTTCGTAAAATAtagtgttcgactcctaactagGTACCTCATCTTCAAATGAAAGGTTCTGTAGGTAAGATCACATTACAAGTAAAGAAAAAATGGATCCTggatcatttttaaatttgacttagtttaaatagacgagctaggtactttgatagactcgttccgcatgatacctttcgtgagcgAGGGAGtacggctataatttacaatcaaaacattctacgagaaaaataattagtttCCATATGCGGTCCTTTTAGGGCTAAGAAAAATGGTATCGTACGGTTATGCAGATGTATGTTGCACGAGTAGCTCGTATCAAAGACAAAGTCAAATTATAAAATGggctaagattttttttcacactGGATCTGTTACACCTACAGACCGGCCCGCCGTTGAAGGAACGTAGAAGTCGAACAACCTATATaagaaatctttattttttatagtctttgttatatgagaaatataatttagaacAAAAATACTTCTAAGGATtgcatgttaatttttaataaagtaaaaaaaaaaacataaaacctCTAATAAAAATGCTTTGTAGTATGTAAGCTAAGTCGCGTCTACacaatgttaaaaaatttagaatgaagatttaaataaaagtcacgatcatattaattaaaaatgaacgaGCCCAGTAAAAAACCTACAGacaaataacgaaaaaaaaaaaccgattaaGATAACATTTCATTAGGTATTTTcctgcttgtttttttttacaacgaGGAAGTTATGTATTTAAAACGAGAAGTACCTACGTGTGATTTATTTGCTTTCATACCCACATACTTAGTTTATTATAAGTCAAACATTATACGCTTTATGaacgtatatatttatatacatatttatgtatttctgtGCTGTAAAAATGACAATACATACGACGAGCGCTAGTTAAAACCTCATTTCGAtgcatttgttattattaatgagcacacataatattgttaattacCAACCCAACAGCTGAATGATTTATAATAGCATAtaacgtaaatttttttttataaaaaaataaataaagattccTTAATATATAAACTTTGATACTACTGAAATTTACAattgatttttgttgttattattttaaagtaattgtaAGAATAGTATGCAttgtaaatatagtaaaaattaacaaGTTGTCACTGTCAATAAATCTGTAGAACGATCGGTATAATTCAAAAGCAACAGACTATCTCACTAGAATTCatcatctttatttattttatctgtacaaaataatttcttttcaaAGTGAAAGAAATCTCTTTCTATATTTCTGTTGTTGTTTTCtgtgttcttttttatttctatatttatgtttttttggcgcgaacttgtggaggcctatgtcaaacagtggactgcaataggctgaaatgatgatgatgatgatgatgatatttctgtacatatataattgtttgctgacaaacaaaaaaccgacttcgattacatcgacaagtaatacaacgtaggtagacgaaaaaatagtcaagtaaatacgcattatcaaagattactccaaaagttgtaatcagatctcgatgaaatttaaatgtgaccacatgataaacatcggcttttgattaaattaaaaatcatcaaaatcggtacacccagtaaaaagtaatgcggattttcgagggtttcccttgatttctctgggatcccatcatcagatcctggtttccttatcacggcaccacacttaggatatctcatttccaacaaaaaaagtaatatcacaatcggttcataaacgaagaaattatccccgaacataaattaaatatatatatatatatatatatatatatatatatatatatatatatatacagacgaaatgagtaacctccttttttgaagtcggttaaaaagtataaaaataattaataggtaTAAGTTATTGTGAGCAAAACCGCGATGAACGCGTAgcaagaatataataaataaatttactgaaTGAAACTAATGTAATTTAGATGCGTGCATTTTAAAACTCAAACTTAATTTGtacacattttaaaaacttatatacgaaaaatataattatataaagtacACTATgatatcatataatttatatgtttatgcgAGCATATTTagagatttaatttaaaataaaaataacaaatttaagtaaatatgttGATCTCCGATACAGTTTAATACAGATGTGGGGTGTAGGTGttaacacacatacatacgGTGTCATATTATAAAACTACGAACCTCTTTGTATTTCGTAACcgagtcacaaaaaaaaaaaaacaatagagaTATAAATGAGCTCATACGAAATAGGAACAAGgtaggaaagaaaaaaaaaattagcacatGGTTCCGTGTAACAAAAAAAGGACAAGTAAAATttggtaaatttaaataacaaattcgagtaaataattaactttatttcaAACGATTACAAACAGCATACCATTTACCGTATATATAGATCAATATTATTGCGTTTACAGATACAACTAaaacataacaatatataaatatataatatttttttaactttatacctTACATTACATTTACTACAGCCGCTATAAACTAAATTACAGCCGTGTCGTGACTACTTTAAGCTTGTACATGACTGACAATAGAGATCATAGCTACGAGATTTCAACTTGCTTATAtacaacaaatttttaaatagagtGTAAATAATATAGGATGTATAAAATAGCTCAGCTACAATAACACTACGCGATAAGCGAAAGGAACAgattttagtatcacatttttgtTAACTTCGgtatataaacttaaatatataagcTCTTTACTAGTATCACACAGACCCATGTGCTTGGTTATATAAAGATACACTCCAAAATATAATTCAGTATACTGATTACAGTCCTAATGAGATCTTAAAACACCGTCAAATTGCAAGTGACGCAATTCTGgtagtaaattttttaagtacaattttaatgtTTCCCTTTTggatttacatatttatttaatgcccgttataataatttattggtaAGTACCTAAATATTAATGTAGTAGCCTTAATTCTCAcaatatacgttttttttacAGGTTTGGTATTCTTCTAATTCGATGGTGTCATAAATCtatgacaatgaaataaaaaaatgtttgtaactaAAAGGTCACATCTTcgacgtttaaatttaatagatagTAGATTTAcacgtataatttattatagccTCTTTCATATTAATATCGTTTAACATAGCATAACTTCATACCGCCGACCACTGGTCGTAAATCTATCTTTAGTGACGTGCGAATCGTAGGACTTTATGGCACTGACTGGTATTACCGACTCGGTTTAGAACAAATCACGAAATGATCTAAGGCCAAGGGTACTCATATTTTAGAACAAAGGCGGTGCGGTAACACTACTTTCACAATCAGTTTAGGTGGTATAGGGTGGTGGACTTTGTATTGCTTAGCATTTTCCTGTCCGCGTGCATTTTTCTGCTTTAATAATGGTCGTCTAATTCTATATCATTAAGTTTTGTAATCCGAATGTACGTTTGCCATGCCTTACTCCGTCCTTCCCTGACACCGTCATTATTTTTTGTCTCGTTATAGAATATCTACATCCTCTGTTGTACTAACGTCATCTTAGCGAGTGTTAAAGTTATActtatcattattatcatcacGAAGATTACTCTCTCTGCTTAGTCTTCCTTTCCTAAAATATTCATGCACATTTCATACATAAAATTCTTTACTTATTCCTCATGCATGCTGAATTATATTTCGGTGCTTCCTATTGTTAGTATGAAGTGTAAATGGAATggtaaatgataatatttataaaatatattctattcaattttttaaacaaatcttttttttttaattaatttttagatgtttgtaaattttataaaaataagctgAATTTCAGAATATTCTGCGAGTATAATGACAAATTgtgcttaatattttattgtacgaTAGCGACTTAGGAAATTTTAACGatgcaaaaaatattgttgttgcCCTTGACATTAAGTAACCATTTATCTGTAGTTAAGTATTTGCACAATTATGTTTGAAGGAGGGTAACTATTAATATTGGGCCTATTTGGTATATTTAAGGAACCTCaatcttttaattatataataattaaataaacttaaatatctTATTTTGCACTTTGTACAGttgttattgtaaatttttgatttaattaagatattgataaaatttatgttgGTATTGTATTTGTAACTATGTTATCTTCAACGTGACCTCAGACGCGAGTCTCATCGAGTAAGCGATTACATGTATATAAcacatattttagaaaatattcatatgaattattttatggtTGGACTACTGATATTATATTTGGAAGATGATTCtgcacttaaaaaataaaaacagttactTGAGGTAGCATCGACAAGCGATTTGGCATTGAGATTACAGAAAATAAAACCTAACTCCGAGAGCACCATTCTTGGTAACCAAGCATCTAGACTTAAGGAATGGTAATCTATGGACACTATTCTAGTTCGGTGATGGCGTGGCTCCGACTACAACAAGCGAGTGATGTCTGGGTGGTAGTGTCGTTAGGCGACTACGCACTTGCCCTGCTCCTGCTTCTGGTCGTTGTTCCATTGCGCCGCGAAGGCCGCCTTCGACTGCGTGCGGTCTGCTTCCACCAGTTCGCCTATTTTGTACTTCTTCATTAAAGACCTGTttgaaaattaagaaatttattcaagagattaaaaaaaaaatcacgcaCCACGctgcttttttttatgtcactaggtcggcaaacaagtgtacggctcacctgatggtaagcgattaccgtaacttatagacgcctgcaacaccagaagcatcgcaagcgcgttgctgacccaatcccaatcccccaggagctctggtcaccttactcaccaacaggaacacaatactgcttgaaaacagtattattaaatGCTCCACTGCGGGATGACATATTTAAGGACTAACTACTAAACTAAGTAACTTGCGGGTCTAGGTTGTCTAAAACAAGTTAACAGAACgttacaaaaatgtattattttgaattttgaggGATTATTCTTAAAATGAATATGTAGTAACGTAAGCATTTCTTAGTTACCTTGCGTCGGAACTGTGGCTGACGTCTTCAAATGGCTCTGTCGCATCTTTTCCCGCCAACTCTAAGAGCACTTCCTCTCCTCCGGGATGCTGGTGAGagataaaactaatataattaacattgtCTCTTTGAGTGTTATAACTTGTAAAAAGTCGGTGTAATGGTCACAGAACCAACCCTTAACACTGGCGGTCGTGTAATTAGTTGCGCAAAAACAGATAATTTTCATATTACTTGGACCCATTGAGTGCGAAGCcctttcataatatttatattagaatcACAGACTGTTTTcttaatttctaaattattatttaaaatcctACATATCTTTATATACACACGAATGcatcacataaaaaatatataaaatagtttgtatTCATTACGAATCGAAACAGAAACCAAACGTGTTAAATGCGGccattttgtttatataatgaatttacaatgtttttataaGATCTGAGTCATGTACTCATAATAGAAATAGAGTGAAAGAAACCACATACTAAATAATTGAGTATGTACTGCATAGCTAAGATATTTCACACTCACACTTATTTACACTAAAACGAGTTCCCCGGTTAGATATTCTCCTGTGTCCTCTTGCATATGATGCATATgcatttctataataaaaatactaagacAAGTCAGAAAATTATGATTACTCAGGAATAACGTGTATTGATAAAATTTGCGACAGCTTGTAAGTGTTAAGTGGGTATATACGTTTAGATTTATGTGTGCACTTATATATGCTTGTGTAttcatttatctataatataaaaatgagtcgctgaatgtgttgctaagcgcaaaactcgagaacggttggaccgatttcgctaattcttttttttaaatgttccttgaagaacgaggatggttcttacggagagaaaaattctaaaaaaaaaaaaatttaaatttcctgaaaaagtctaataacaacacttttctatactcccatacaaaagatttgtgataatacttaaaagtcactgttaggagatacgaagttcgccgggtcagctagtttatttataaagaaagatacaatacaagatgtaaaaggcgatcttatcgctaaatagcgatttctacCAGACAACcgttgggtactggacacgatacactagcagcggttagaagtgagcacaaattaaggaggaaaaatcaatagtaaataggtaaaaaaaaaaaaaaaaaaaactaagatatGATAGATATATAT
This is a stretch of genomic DNA from Melitaea cinxia chromosome 2, ilMelCinx1.1, whole genome shotgun sequence. It encodes these proteins:
- the LOC123666699 gene encoding cytochrome b5-like, which produces MCEEVKLFTREELKSRNSREDAILIIHNGVYDVTKFLDEHPGGEEVLLELAGKDATEPFEDVSHSSDARSLMKKYKIGELVEADRTQSKAAFAAQWNNDQKQEQGNAWSAWMVPLLLGVAATLLYRYLFL